The sequence below is a genomic window from Natronorubrum halophilum.
ACCAACCAGAAACCATATTGAAGCGCGAGCCCTACTCTGCGTCAATGAATCGACGGCAGGTTCTCACGGCAGGGGCGGCGATGGCCGCTACGGTTGTCGCCGGCTGTCTCAGTGGTGACGGCGATGTCGAGCAGGGCGACGGATACGGTCCGGAATCGGATACCGTCCCCGACGAGCGGTCGATCGATACCGACGCCTACGAGACGCAGACGTTCGAGGGCGTCGAGGTTCCACTTGCACCGATAACGGACGTCTACTACTGGTATCAGCGACGGGAGTCCCGTATTGCCGATGCGCGAGGTGCTGACCAGTTCAAGGAGAGTCGCATCGTCGGTGCAGCGTTTAGCAAAGCGCCCGACGGTGTCGACGACGATCCGACCGACGACTGGGCCACCGACGATCGGATCGTCACGTACTGCGGGTGTCCACACCACCTCTCCGGACTGCGTGCTGCGTCGCTGATCGACGACGGCTACGAGGAGGTGTACGCGCTCGACGAGGGGTTCCAGGCGTGGATCGATCAGGGCTATCCGATCGAGGGAACGGAGGTCTCGTCCGAGCGGGTGAGCTACGAGATACGAGGACAGTCGGATCCCGCGTACGCCGGGGAGATGGTCTGGCTCGAGCAACTCGACGCGGATCGGGCCGAAGCCGCGCCGATCGCCGACGACGGCTCGTACACGCTCCAACTCCACTACGCGGGCTCGACCGACTCCCCCTTCAGAGTCGAGGCCCCCGACTACGCGACCGAGGGAACGCTCGAGGAACTGACGAGCGACACGATTACGGTCTGATCCCGGACCCGAAAGACGCGTCAGGTCCGTTCGTACGCCCCGTTTCGCTCGAGTTCGCCGCGCTTTCGAAGCACGTCCGGCGTCCGGCAGATTCCTGGGGCACCGGTCACCTGCGGCACCGTACAGTTGTTACAGCTCTCACAGAGCACGCGCGAGCCGTCGTCTTCAGACCCAGTCTCGAGTAGTCGCGCCCCTAACCGCGGTTCGGCGTAGAAGGGCCGGGCCATGCCGACCATGTCGCAGGCCGGCGACTCCCCCCCGTCGCTGGATTCACCGCTCGAGTCCCCCAGCAACCGATCCATCCGCGCTCGCTCGCGGACCCCGCCCTCTGCCAGCACGGGTATCGACACCCGTTCGCGAACGCGCCGGCAGAAGTCCGCGTTCCACGCGGGTTCGAAGTCGTACTGCAGCGACTGGACCCGATTCGCCACCGAGACGAGTCGCTTGTGCGTCGGACCGCCGAAGGCCGCGTCGTACTCCGCCTGCAGTCCCTCGTTCGCCCACGCCCGCTCGGGGTACTCACCGCGGACGATGCTCATATCCCAGACGACCGACGTCTGGACGGGAACCACCGCGTCGTAGCCGATTTCTTCGAGTCGGCGGGCGATTTCGATCCCGTCCTCGAGCGACAGTTTCCGGCGAACGAGCGGCGACGGCGGCGCGGGCGTCTCGGCGGGCACCTTGGTCATCAGGGGGACGTCACCGGCGCGCTCGCGGATCTCCTCGTGGACGAGCGCGAGAAACTCGAGTCTGGCCTCGGGACTCCCACCGAACTCGTCGTCGCGGCGGTTGTAGAAGGGCGAGAGAAACTGCTGGACGATCCCCATGTTCGCGCCCGAGAGGTGGATGCCGTCGTAGCCCGCGTCGACGGCGTACTCGGCCGACCGGCCGAAATCGGCCGCGAGGTCGTACACTTCCGCAGTCGTGAGGACGTGCGGATCGTACTCGAGGAACCCGAGCCGATCGAGTGACTGCAACTGCCACGGCGGCTCCGAGACGGCGAGTTGCTCGAGGTCCGGATGCTCCCGTCGGTACTCGGCGTGCCAGGTCTCCATACTTCGGAGCCCGCCGTGCTCGAGTTGGAGGAAGATCCGGCTCCCGTGGTCGTGAATCCGGTCGGTGAGCCGCGAGAGCCGCGAGACGAACTCGGGGTCGTGGACGCGGGTCATCCCCGGCGCGGCACAGCCGCCGTCGCCGCGGACGATCGTCGCGCCTTGGCAGAGGAGTCCGACGCCCGACGCTGCGGCCGGCTCGAGGTCGTCGATTAGTGCGTCGACGGCGTCGGGGCCGTTGCCCGCACATTCGAGCAGCGGCGCGCGATAGAGCCGGTTCGGAATCGTCGTGCC
It includes:
- a CDS encoding rhodanese-like domain-containing protein, with the translated sequence MNRRQVLTAGAAMAATVVAGCLSGDGDVEQGDGYGPESDTVPDERSIDTDAYETQTFEGVEVPLAPITDVYYWYQRRESRIADARGADQFKESRIVGAAFSKAPDGVDDDPTDDWATDDRIVTYCGCPHHLSGLRAASLIDDGYEEVYALDEGFQAWIDQGYPIEGTEVSSERVSYEIRGQSDPAYAGEMVWLEQLDADRAEAAPIADDGSYTLQLHYAGSTDSPFRVEAPDYATEGTLEELTSDTITV
- a CDS encoding oxidoreductase, whose translation is MVTLEDPIEIGGTTIPNRLYRAPLLECAGNGPDAVDALIDDLEPAAASGVGLLCQGATIVRGDGGCAAPGMTRVHDPEFVSRLSRLTDRIHDHGSRIFLQLEHGGLRSMETWHAEYRREHPDLEQLAVSEPPWQLQSLDRLGFLEYDPHVLTTAEVYDLAADFGRSAEYAVDAGYDGIHLSGANMGIVQQFLSPFYNRRDDEFGGSPEARLEFLALVHEEIRERAGDVPLMTKVPAETPAPPSPLVRRKLSLEDGIEIARRLEEIGYDAVVPVQTSVVWDMSIVRGEYPERAWANEGLQAEYDAAFGGPTHKRLVSVANRVQSLQYDFEPAWNADFCRRVRERVSIPVLAEGGVRERARMDRLLGDSSGESSDGGESPACDMVGMARPFYAEPRLGARLLETGSEDDGSRVLCESCNNCTVPQVTGAPGICRTPDVLRKRGELERNGAYERT